The Vigna unguiculata cultivar IT97K-499-35 chromosome 11, ASM411807v1, whole genome shotgun sequence genomic sequence CAAATGTTTTGATATAATAATCGTCTCTATAAGTAAATATTTCAACTCAAATTCGGTTTTaactaaaattgattttacaaaataaaagtacaaGATATAATTTGGTGATAGTTAAGAATGAAATTACCTCATCAGTTACATGTATACATATACCACgtatatattcaatttagttaatAGAAATAACATTTGTTAATGATATcctattattaataaaatattatttattaaaaaaatattaataggtCTGCGTTTGTAAATACTATAAATAATGGCcaagtttttttaatagaaaaattaaaaataatgtaaattcaagattcaaatttgaaaattttaattattttgacgACGTCACTTGTAAGTATGAAATAAATCGATGCTTTTCAAgatgaataattttaatgatgCGGTAAATCAAAATATCAATAGCAAATTCTTAGATATATATTTTCAcacctttttgtttttaataagcTCTTTTTTCACTAATACaaaagtagaaaaataattaataatgagttattaTGCTGAATACTCCACTTCTCATAACAAGTGGTGCAGGgtaataaacaacaaatttatatgaacttataattaatataatatctcaTGATTAGTAAATACTTAGACTTATTGtattttttcaaactttttttttcaactccaaacttatttgttcctttctttttcaacaaTAAATTCTCCTCTTGAAACTCACATTCcatgtttttcaatttgaaattcATAACTCTGatcatttttttgttgttggtgtTTTGTTGTTGTCACTTCTCATCGTTGCAACTACTCCCTTATAGTTATGATTTGTGTTTGTCTCATAGTCTAAAAGTGAcctttcaaaatctttttttaaacagagaaaaaataaaatccaaagaAACATCAACATAACTTACTGTATCAAATATGTGTATATTAATGACTTCTAGCTCAATGTACAATCATAATATGTTATAGGGAACATATACATGCAGGAACaggttcattttattttgtattatatattcgGACACATTTGTGATAAGCAAGAAttggtttcttttcttttgtattatTCACAGATGTATTTGCGTATGTTAATGCAAACTTTGGATTTAATCCATTACACTAACCATTGCATCATGtgttatatttcataatttttgtttttgttaaacgAATTTAGTGTGATTCTATTATTTTGTGAGTTTGGATATACACAAACCCACTATatgttataaagtttttttttatttttttatttttttaacaattatactTAGTTGATTGTGTGATGATTGGGATGTCACTCCATTATTCCAAGTGATCTTGAGAGAGAAGTTTGTTGGTCTTTGCAAATGTTAGTTgaaatcattgttttttttaacctttGAAGATTAGTAGGAGCCACACACTATGATAAAGAATGATTGGTGAAGGTACTCATTCACCAAGTTGAATAATCATCCactatattaatttaagaaataacctccaattttattttattttttatcgaaATGATTTAGATTTCTGACTTTTTCCTTAAAGAATTACATTGATTCTCTTTTTAagttctataattatttttttaggttaaatatatttttaatatataaatttaaatgtaaaattaaaacttatttatgtCTCAAactgataataaatttatataatcttttagtccaatgatataattttttaatggtATTTCAGGAATGTATGTGCCAACTTTTGAGTTATAGTgtattaaacaatataaataacccAAATATTAGTCCAAAATATATTTGGACatgtcaaaaaatttaatataattgagttaaaaataatatatttgtttatttttaaaatttgaaaataaaaatatatcaaaatttaagataaaataaatttcaattttttgttaaatattagaaattaaaaatacatttaacctattttttcaTACCCTCCTCcatattttatcattatccTAGTTATTTGACTAAAGATCATATTATTTTgacattaaaatttttttacatcaatttgatatttactattttacttttcaatttctttctttctttacatatataattttttttaataactattttaccTTTAAAGTTGTTAAGTGactattctaatataaaatattaatttactatCAAGGTGttattctataaaatatatcaaagtgaatactaacaaaaattgtgtgtaatctataaaataaatatatcaaagtaTGAGTATTATTTACTCAAACATTCTTATTTCCTTTCCAGAAGCTAAAAAACTAACTGAGAATTTAAGTTCTATACAAATTTATCTTCTCATAATTAACAAACAATTATATCATCacttcatcatattatattatattatatattttcataccATGAAAAGAtgttagaaagaaaaagagaataaagCATAAATGAACTAACCAAATCCTTAAAACACTGGATGTCtgagaaacaaaataattaataaagcaGTGAACAAAGAGTAGTAGAAGAGCTTTCGTGTTTTGTGTGTCTGCCACCAACACAAACCCTAAAACCCTTTCTGTATGAATGAACCACATCCAGTTGCACCCTCCAAACCACCCTTTTGGACTCTCCACTGCGTTCTTGCCTAAAAAGAATAGACAAGACAAAAGCACCAAaagtaaacaaaagaaaaaaaacttccTCGGAATGTGCAACAAATTACCATATTTTTCGGCTTCTTTCATGTCCCCATCATTTGGAAATTAATCATCTTTTCTCAAATTTGTCTATGCTTAGGGCTTTGTTTGATTTTCGGTTGGGGAGTCTCAAACTTTTAATTGCTTTCAGTTTGCTTCAACTGTGAAATTTATTCATTCTTTTTACTTCACAAATTACAAATTCAACGTATATCACGTGCGAAAAAACCTAAAATAAGAGTTCactatgtaaaagaaaaatattttcaacttgTGGTTAGACTCACTTCAAATTAGTAGGTTATTATATGGacttatttaaaagtattttatttttttaatttattttatatatttattatattataataaattattaatttgagtAATGTAATcaaatgttaatttatttttttatttcatcaaatattattataaagaaaataattagaaactaaaatatatataatttagataaataaataaattaaatatttaaactattatttaataacatttaatattttaaaaatcaaattaccgatataaataattatgatagaaaaacttataaaaatataataaaaattaataaatgttccTACTGCACTCATAATATCACATAGTTTGAAAGTCGATATTTAAggtagtttaaatattttttcatctttacattttttaggtattttttaaaaataaaaccataaTGAAGTTGACGCTAAAGAGAACAATACAGGTGATGATTTATTTTCAATCGTATAAAGTTAAGTTTGATCCGAGAAAAGATTTTGGAAAATTGGATCCAAGTTTGATCCATTTTCACATCTCACGTTTAGAGATGTACGTTAGAAGGGCTCAAaactatttatttcaaaaatattaaattcattacctttgattcatattttgaaatgtaagTGTGCATTTCAGTTTTTTGGAAAAACCATTTTGAACTTTTACCGGAGCCATATCTCCATCTTTAGCAAGGAGATCAGATAATAATCATTTGCATTAGAAAAGAAACCTCCTTTTACTATTTGTTTAGCCCTTTCTTAGCCCCACATACGACAAAAGCATAATACACATAtaagaatttgaatttaaagttttaatcaGTTTCTAAGCTCAATTTTCTCAAATGGGTGCTCTTCAGTCTACACTTCTCTACTTGATTTTACTACACTCATGCAAGATTTTCGCTTACAAGGaccaagaatggaagaaagcCACTGCAACATATGCCAAAGACTCAGAGGGGTCTCTTGTCACCGGTACTACTTCTCTTTCTCCTTGGTTCTTCTTACATAGTCTCAGGATGAAAACAGCATCATGGTTTTGACAATGTGGTTGTTCTATGTGTTGCAGAAGGAGCTTGCGGTTATGGAGATCTCCACAAGGAAAGTTATGGAAAACGCAGTGCTGGCTTAAGCACCATGTTGTTCAGCAGAGGGAGCACATGTGGGGCCTGCTATGAAATCAGATGTGTTGATCACATCTTGTGGTGCGTGATGGGAAGCCCTTCTGTAGTTGTTACTGTAACAGATTTCTGTGCTCCAAATTACGGTCTTTCAGTTGATTATGGTGGCTGGTGCAATTTTCCAAGGGAACATTTTGAGATGTCGAAGCCTGCATTTGCTGAAATTGCCAAGAATAGAGCTGATATAGTGCCGGTTCAGTATAGAAGGTAACCAAAATTAGAGTTTCAATGATAAagattgaattttgttttaggATCTCTCTTTTCAGACCAAAATATTTGGTTCAAAGTAGAGAGACTTAAAACACATTTGACTCCATTGttaatatttaagtttgttGCAGAGTAAAGTGTGAAAGAAGTGGTGGCATGAGATTCACAATGAGTGGGGGTTCTCACTTCTATCAGGTGCTGATTTCCAATGTTGGTATGGATGGTGAAGTGATTGCTGTGAAAGTGAAGGGGTCTAGAACAGGGTGGATACCAATGGCTAGAAACTGGGGACAAAACTGGCATTGCAATGTCAACTTTCAAAACCAGCCTCTGTCGTTTGAGGTAACAATCAGCAGTGGAAAAACACTCACATCTTACAATGTAGCACCTGCAAAGTGGATGTTCGGACAGACATTTGAAGGAAAACAGTTTCAGAATGAGTAGATTCAAGAGTCTAGATAGGATAAGTTTTGGGGAGGCTTGAATTTTTAGCTTTAGAAGAAGCTGTAATTGTAAACTGTGATTAGTGAAATCACCTGTCAAAGACCACAAGCTTAatttgtatatacatatatgtttgCTCATGATTCATGATCAAACACTCGTTCAAGCCTATGGTGGAAATgatataaaggaaaaaaatttccCAAAGGGTAACCTATGATTCCTTTGCTAAAGAATCAGTTGATCAAAAGTTCAGTAATTGAGGGAACAAGCATGTAATTAGAAAGTGATGTCATGTGTAAGTATTCAGATgaaaaactcattttctttCCCATCTTGTGATTTATTTTAGTAGCTTGAGCCTTTCTTTTATTCAAAGAACCAAATCATTGTGTTCATGGTTTGAAGTCACTGCTCTCAGGACAAGAAATTTCAGCAGTTTCAACTACTAATTCATGGAATTTTCCCAATATCAAAACAAGATCATGGAAGAAATTTGCATCTGAATGCTCCAAATCTTTGACAAAACAATCTTAAGAGTAGAAAGATCTTCGTTACAAGagaaagaataattttaatttattttttacccgATAAACATTCATTAGAAGCCACGCAGACATAGATAGAGACGAGGTGTAAGCGTAATAGCTCGACACATCAAAATACACGAGCACCGAAACAGTGACGCTTTCTAAAAATAAGCATCAGCACCGTTCTTCTCTTCATTTGCTTCTTTCATTCTTCTATTTGGATTTCTAGAATCTTCTCTTCAGACCTGAAACAATGGCGGTTCGGTTCTTCCAGAACCCGATGCCCGAATTCGTACCCGAAGCGACGCCGTCTACTCCGCAGGAACAAGAAGAAGCGCTTACAGTGGGGGACTCACTCACGAAGCTAGTAGCCATGCCCCACGCGCCACTCTCGGAGCGTCTCAAACGCGCCGCTCTAGACCTCAAAGAAACCGTACCAAACGAATCCTACCCTCAATtccttctctttcttgtttttgaccCGCGCTTCTCTGCTCTGACGCGTGTGTGGTTTGGTGCCAGATAGTGATAGAAACGTGGGGAGTGTCTGGGAAAAAAGATGGAGACTTTAGTCTCTACTGCGGCGTTCTGGGCACGGCTTTTCTACTCTTGAAGTCTTACGAAGTGACACGCAACGGGAACGATCTTTCTCTTTGCTCTCAGATTGTGAAGGCTTGTGATGCAGCTTCCGTTCGTTCCAGGTTCTCTCTGTTTCAATTTTACTTTCATGTTTAAGTGTAATGGTTTACCCTTTGAATGAATGGGTGACAGGGACGTGACCTTTATTTGTGGGCGTGCTGGCGTGTGCTCTCTCGGGGCCGTCGCTGCAAAACACGCCGGAGATGATGAGTCCTTGAAGTACTACTTGGCTCAGTTCGAAAAGGTGATCTTTTCATCACTTTTAAGTACGTGTTTGAATTAGGATTTGTAAAGTTTGATCACGGATGAAATTGATATAGcttcaaattgattttgaagTGAAGTGGTTTACGTTaggattttgttttgttttttcgtCTACAAGCAAATTtagtgtaaatatttttatccaatGTTCAAATATCCATAGTTGTTTCAGCTAGTTTTGAATGAACAGGCTATGATTTGAATTTACCGTCCATAATCTTGTGTTTGGCTAGAGGCTAGAACTCTGCCATCGAAAATGGTTCTGTCTCACTTATTTATTCTAGTTGTTTTGAAGTTATTGTTATAGTGATACATTAACTGTTTGAGATCAAAATATATGTGATGAATGCAGTGATAAGAATTAACAACCTTTTGGGGTGCAGATTAAGCTGTCAAAAGATCTTCCTGACGAGTTGTTATATGGGAGAGTTGGTTTTCTGTGGGCCTGTTTGTTCCTAAACAAGAACCTTGGTCAGGGGACAGTTTCTTCCAGTTATACAGTGGGTTTGGTCTCAACTATTGCTATCATTTTTCAGTCTGTTGTGTGCTGAATTGGTGAGAGGACTCAATGAGTACATTGgggttgtttttgtttttcaaaaatttcagGCTATGGTTGTTGATGAAGTTATCAAAAGTGGAAGGAGGTTGGGTAGGAAGGGAAGTTGCCCATTGATGTATGAATGGTATGGGGAGAAGTATTGGGGTGCTGCACATGGATTGGCTGGGATTATGCATGTGCTGATGGATATGGAGTTGAAGCCAGATGAAGTTGAGGACGTTAAGGGAACTCTGAAATACATGATAAGCAATCGTTTTCCCAGTGGAAACTATCCTGCTAGTGAAGATGATAGGAAGAGCGATGTTCTTGTGCATTGGTGTCATGGGGCTCCAGGGATAGCCCTTACACTTGCCAAAGCAGCTAAGGTTATAGTTAGATAAGTTGAACTCACTTGTTAACATCTTTATAATCGTTTAGGGAGTTGgaaaagttatatatttctGAAATCCACAGGTTTTTGGAGATAAAGAATTCTTGGATGCAGCAATGGAAGCAGGAGAGGTGGTTTGGAATCGTGGTCTGCTGAAGAAAGTTGGGATATGCCATGGTATAAGTGGGAATGCATATGTGTTTCTGTCACTGTACCAACTTACAGGGAATGTGAAGCATCTGTACAGAGCCAAGGCTTTTGCTTGCTTTTTGCTTGACAGAGCTCATAAGCTGATATCTGAAGGTGAAATGCATGGAGGTGATAGACCATATTCATTGTTTGAAGGGAAAGGAGGCATGGCTTATCTTTTCTTGGATATGATCGATCCTTCCCTGGCTAAATTTCCAGCGTATGAACTCTGAGAATCTGCACAGTTTCAAAATGAGGCCTTTTGTTATGTGTAGTGGTATAAGTTTGAATGAAGTCTCATTATCCTTTGAAATAAATGACGTTAGGTTCTTAAGAAACAACTATGATTTGGCAACCATGGGTTTCAACATTTACAATTAGTACGTGAAGCTGAGACAGGTCAAAAATTACTCAGTTCTTGTTTATGAATTACTgtcaactttttttatatagtttaattCGTAATATTTTCCTAATTACATTGAGtgagaaaatattataatattagtaGTAAGGGTAGTTCTAATGGAAAAAGGTGTAAATGTAGGATAAGTTTGTTATTACTGATTAAATTGAccacttttcttaattttgaaatCAGTAATTGAGAGTGATAAATATAAACggaataacataaaatttagaGTCTACAATcaaatgaaaaagagaaaaagagactATAAAAAGAGGCAAACAGGCTACAGTGTCATTCAAAGG encodes the following:
- the LOC114170718 gene encoding expansin-A16, with amino-acid sequence MGALQSTLLYLILLHSCKIFAYKDQEWKKATATYAKDSEGSLVTEGACGYGDLHKESYGKRSAGLSTMLFSRGSTCGACYEIRCVDHILWCVMGSPSVVVTVTDFCAPNYGLSVDYGGWCNFPREHFEMSKPAFAEIAKNRADIVPVQYRRVKCERSGGMRFTMSGGSHFYQVLISNVGMDGEVIAVKVKGSRTGWIPMARNWGQNWHCNVNFQNQPLSFEVTISSGKTLTSYNVAPAKWMFGQTFEGKQFQNE
- the LOC114170717 gene encoding lanC-like protein GCL2, coding for MAVRFFQNPMPEFVPEATPSTPQEQEEALTVGDSLTKLVAMPHAPLSERLKRAALDLKETIVIETWGVSGKKDGDFSLYCGVLGTAFLLLKSYEVTRNGNDLSLCSQIVKACDAASVRSRDVTFICGRAGVCSLGAVAAKHAGDDESLKYYLAQFEKIKLSKDLPDELLYGRVGFLWACLFLNKNLGQGTVSSSYTAMVVDEVIKSGRRLGRKGSCPLMYEWYGEKYWGAAHGLAGIMHVLMDMELKPDEVEDVKGTLKYMISNRFPSGNYPASEDDRKSDVLVHWCHGAPGIALTLAKAAKVFGDKEFLDAAMEAGEVVWNRGLLKKVGICHGISGNAYVFLSLYQLTGNVKHLYRAKAFACFLLDRAHKLISEGEMHGGDRPYSLFEGKGGMAYLFLDMIDPSLAKFPAYEL